In the genome of Deinococcus deserti VCD115, one region contains:
- the fabF gene encoding beta-ketoacyl-ACP synthase II → MSVAGLKRVVITGLGPVTPIGTGAQAYAEAQRAGRSGVTPVTHYDPKNVASKIAGQVNDDLTPWIDVREARKLDRYVQLALVAADLAVKDSGLSEEELRGERTGTLVGSGIGGIKTFEDQSRVMFERDASRISPMFVPMMIANMATGHVAMRYGATGPSSTVVTACATGSGAIGDAARYIQLGLADLMIAGGTEAAVTELAMGGFANMKALSTRNDSPETASRPFSATRDGFVLGEGAGVVILEEYEHAVARGATIYAELVGYGTSADAHHITMPAPEGRGAQVAMRMALATAGVNPEQVGYINAHGTSTHFNDLHETQGIKQVFGEHAYKLAVSSTKSMTGHLLGAAGAIEAIAVSQALKDGVLPPTINLTDPDPELDLDYIPEGAREQQVEYALSNSFAFGGQNAALLFKRV, encoded by the coding sequence ATGAGCGTTGCAGGCTTGAAACGGGTGGTGATTACCGGCCTGGGTCCGGTCACACCCATCGGGACAGGCGCGCAGGCGTATGCCGAGGCGCAGCGCGCGGGCCGCAGTGGCGTAACCCCTGTCACCCACTACGATCCCAAGAATGTTGCCAGCAAGATTGCCGGCCAGGTCAATGATGATCTGACCCCCTGGATCGACGTACGGGAAGCGCGGAAGCTGGACCGTTACGTGCAGCTCGCCCTGGTGGCGGCTGATCTGGCGGTCAAGGACAGCGGCCTGAGTGAGGAAGAACTGCGCGGGGAGCGCACCGGCACATTGGTCGGCAGTGGAATTGGAGGCATCAAGACCTTCGAGGACCAGTCGCGGGTGATGTTCGAGCGCGATGCCAGCCGCATCAGCCCGATGTTCGTGCCCATGATGATCGCCAACATGGCCACCGGTCATGTGGCCATGCGCTACGGCGCCACTGGCCCCAGCAGCACGGTCGTGACGGCCTGTGCTACCGGCTCCGGCGCCATCGGTGACGCGGCGCGCTATATCCAGCTGGGTCTGGCTGACCTGATGATTGCCGGGGGCACCGAGGCGGCTGTGACCGAGCTTGCCATGGGGGGCTTTGCCAATATGAAGGCCCTGTCCACCCGCAATGACAGTCCTGAAACGGCCAGCCGGCCCTTCAGCGCGACTCGCGACGGCTTCGTGCTGGGCGAGGGCGCTGGGGTGGTCATTCTCGAAGAGTACGAGCATGCCGTAGCACGCGGTGCGACCATCTACGCAGAGCTGGTGGGCTACGGTACCAGTGCAGACGCGCACCACATCACGATGCCGGCTCCCGAAGGACGCGGTGCCCAGGTGGCTATGCGCATGGCCCTGGCCACTGCCGGTGTCAACCCGGAGCAGGTGGGCTATATCAATGCCCACGGCACCAGCACGCACTTCAATGACCTGCACGAGACGCAGGGCATCAAGCAGGTGTTTGGTGAGCATGCTTACAAGCTGGCCGTCAGCAGCACCAAGTCCATGACCGGGCATCTGCTGGGTGCAGCCGGCGCCATTGAAGCGATTGCTGTATCCCAGGCGCTCAAGGACGGCGTCCTGCCTCCCACAATCAACCTGACGGATCCTGATCCGGAGCTGGATCTGGACTACATCCCCGAAGGTGCCCGCGAGCAGCAGGTGGAGTACGCCCTGAGCAACTCCTTCGCGTTTGGCGGTCAGAACGCCGCGCTCCTGTTTAAGCGCGTTTAA
- a CDS encoding DinB family protein, with protein MNLGTTQGLRDGLLEVQETVSDYVRGLSDPQFTAGTAERWSPAHHLDHLYRSNTPVAAALGIRERLPYVAPDQQRRSFGEVQAAYRTRLAAGAQASGRFLPEPANDLGVQLELYRGSLKALHEQMQGWSDDELDARGMPHPALGVLTAREMLYFTIEHNLHHLRGMQARLEQS; from the coding sequence GTGAACCTGGGCACCACCCAGGGCCTGCGTGACGGCCTGCTGGAAGTTCAGGAGACCGTCAGCGACTACGTCCGGGGTCTGAGCGACCCGCAGTTTACGGCTGGAACGGCCGAGCGCTGGTCTCCGGCACATCACCTTGACCACCTGTACCGCTCGAACACTCCTGTGGCTGCCGCGCTGGGCATACGTGAGCGCTTGCCGTATGTAGCGCCGGACCAGCAGAGGCGTTCATTCGGAGAAGTGCAGGCGGCTTACCGGACCCGACTGGCTGCGGGCGCCCAGGCCAGTGGCCGCTTTCTTCCAGAACCCGCAAATGATCTCGGGGTGCAGCTGGAGCTTTACCGTGGCAGTCTGAAAGCCCTGCACGAGCAGATGCAGGGTTGGTCAGACGATGAGCTTGATGCCCGGGGCATGCCGCATCCGGCGCTTGGTGTGCTGACAGCGCGCGAAATGCTTTACTTCACCATTGAGCACAACCTTCATCACCTCAGGGGTATGCAGGCCCGATTGGAGCAATCATGA
- the fabD gene encoding ACP S-malonyltransferase gives MSAQPRIAALFPGQNSHSVGMGADIAAGFPVAQELYSSLDRTLPGLRALIEQGPLEDLTLTANQQPALVAASVAAYRAWHLQTGLTPVVAAGHSLGEYSALVAAGVLDLHDALRLTRQRGELMQQAVPVGVGAMSAVMGDPAAVQEVCASVAAQTGQVVQPANFNAPTQTVISGDKAAVEAAAAELKSRGLKAIPLKVSAPFHCTLMGPAAEGLAPALRSAAYGAYAFPVVANVTAEPGEAPSVTAALLEEQITGAVRWVDTIQALHSMGVDTFIEFGPGTVLTGLVKRILPEARTLNVGTAEQIRTFSL, from the coding sequence ATGAGTGCTCAGCCCAGAATCGCGGCCCTGTTTCCTGGCCAGAACTCCCACTCTGTGGGCATGGGCGCCGATATTGCAGCGGGTTTCCCAGTGGCCCAGGAGCTCTACAGCAGTCTGGACAGAACACTGCCCGGCCTGCGCGCCCTGATTGAGCAGGGCCCGCTGGAAGACCTGACCCTGACCGCCAATCAGCAGCCGGCCCTGGTGGCCGCCAGTGTTGCCGCCTACCGTGCCTGGCACTTGCAGACGGGCCTGACGCCGGTGGTGGCTGCCGGACACAGCCTGGGAGAGTACAGCGCCCTGGTGGCCGCCGGGGTACTGGATCTTCACGACGCCCTGCGCCTGACCCGGCAGCGTGGGGAACTGATGCAGCAGGCTGTGCCAGTCGGAGTGGGCGCCATGAGCGCGGTGATGGGTGACCCGGCTGCTGTCCAGGAAGTCTGCGCATCAGTGGCCGCCCAGACCGGGCAGGTCGTGCAGCCGGCCAACTTCAATGCACCCACTCAGACGGTCATTTCCGGTGACAAGGCAGCTGTGGAAGCCGCCGCTGCCGAGCTCAAGAGCCGTGGCCTGAAAGCCATTCCCCTGAAAGTCAGCGCGCCGTTCCACTGTACGCTAATGGGTCCTGCGGCTGAGGGGCTGGCACCTGCCCTGCGCTCGGCGGCCTATGGGGCCTACGCCTTCCCGGTGGTGGCCAATGTCACCGCTGAGCCGGGTGAGGCCCCTTCGGTCACAGCAGCGCTGCTGGAAGAACAGATCACAGGCGCAGTCCGCTGGGTAGACACGATCCAGGCTTTGCACAGCATGGGCGTCGACACCTTTATTGAGTTCGGTCCGGGGACGGTGCTGACCGGTCTGGTCAAGCGCATCCTGCCTGAGGCCCGTACCCTGAATGTGGGGACAGCCGAGCAGATCAGGACCTTTTCTCTGTGA
- the ppk1 gene encoding polyphosphate kinase 1, whose amino-acid sequence MPEKEGQLRTHSTVANPQSRFLNRELSWLAFNERVLAEARDRRNPPLERLKYAAICGSNLDEFFMVRVAGIHRQIAAHVNIPSPDGLLPRETLTLVRQRTHGMLRGIEKATRKILRDLADEGVKLIRVSELGKQARAQLREHYLTEIQPVLTPLIVDPSHPFPYLSNLSLNLAVLLDAGEGEDPDFARVKVPVGVLPRVVMVGDSLLMLEDVIAAHIGDLFKGRQVIATYTFRVTRNTDYEFEEEEAEDLLATIEDGLRRRRFGSAVRLEVIRETPQEIITFLQAKLRLAAEDVFLLDGPLGTANLMNLPVHRPDLNFPEFTPGMPDLDGDDEDGLFETLRHGDVILHHPYDSFANVLNFVEEASRDPQVLAIKQTLYRTGDDPRLLGALRTAAENGKQVVALIELKARFDEQSNISWARKLEHAGAHVVYGVPGLKTHAKVTLIVRREVGGLRRYVHIGTGNYNPKTARLYTDLSLLSADAGLGADVAELFNHLTGYAEAQYEHLLVAPDTARRGFEALLEREADHARAGRDAWARIKVNSLTDPQMIEALYRAAAAGVRIELVLRGVCCLRPGVPGLSETVRVRSLLGRYLEHARVYAFGNAGSPEVYFGSADWMSRNLDRRVEVVAPLMDDRHREQVLAIMDTEWADTRGSWELCTDGEYEKIMGDFSAQEAFASARHSP is encoded by the coding sequence ATGCCAGAGAAAGAGGGGCAGCTCCGGACACACAGCACAGTGGCCAATCCTCAGAGCCGCTTTCTGAACCGAGAACTGTCCTGGCTGGCGTTTAACGAACGGGTGCTTGCCGAGGCCCGGGACCGGCGCAACCCGCCACTGGAACGCCTGAAATACGCGGCGATCTGCGGCAGTAACCTCGACGAATTTTTTATGGTTCGCGTTGCCGGGATTCACCGCCAGATCGCGGCCCACGTCAACATTCCCAGTCCTGATGGTCTGCTGCCGCGTGAAACGCTGACGCTGGTGCGCCAGCGTACGCACGGCATGCTACGTGGAATCGAGAAGGCGACCCGCAAGATTCTGCGTGACCTGGCCGACGAGGGAGTGAAGCTGATCCGGGTCAGTGAACTCGGCAAGCAGGCCCGCGCCCAGCTGCGCGAGCATTACCTGACAGAAATCCAGCCGGTCCTGACCCCGCTGATTGTTGATCCCAGCCATCCTTTTCCATACCTCAGCAACCTGAGCCTGAATCTGGCAGTGCTGCTCGACGCCGGGGAGGGCGAAGACCCCGACTTTGCCCGCGTGAAGGTGCCTGTGGGGGTCCTCCCACGAGTGGTCATGGTCGGAGACTCTTTGTTGATGCTCGAGGACGTGATCGCGGCGCACATCGGTGATCTGTTCAAGGGTCGGCAGGTGATTGCCACGTATACCTTCCGCGTTACGCGTAACACCGATTACGAGTTTGAAGAGGAGGAAGCGGAGGACCTGCTGGCCACCATTGAAGATGGCCTGCGTCGGCGGAGGTTCGGGTCCGCCGTGCGTCTGGAAGTCATCCGCGAAACTCCGCAGGAGATCATCACGTTTTTGCAGGCGAAGCTGCGTCTGGCAGCCGAGGATGTTTTTCTGCTGGATGGGCCACTGGGAACGGCCAACCTGATGAACCTGCCGGTTCACCGCCCGGATCTGAACTTTCCTGAATTCACACCAGGAATGCCTGACCTGGACGGAGACGACGAGGATGGCCTCTTCGAGACTCTGCGGCATGGCGACGTGATCCTGCATCACCCCTACGATTCGTTCGCCAACGTCCTGAATTTTGTTGAGGAGGCCAGCCGGGACCCCCAGGTTCTGGCGATTAAACAGACGCTGTACCGGACGGGCGATGACCCCAGGTTGCTGGGAGCCCTGCGCACCGCAGCAGAGAACGGCAAACAGGTGGTTGCGCTGATCGAGCTTAAGGCCCGCTTCGACGAACAGAGCAATATTTCCTGGGCCCGCAAGCTTGAGCATGCCGGGGCGCATGTGGTGTATGGGGTTCCGGGGCTCAAGACCCATGCAAAAGTGACCCTGATCGTGAGGCGTGAAGTCGGCGGGCTGCGCCGCTATGTGCATATCGGCACTGGAAATTACAACCCCAAGACCGCACGCCTCTACACCGACCTCAGCCTGCTCAGCGCCGACGCAGGCCTGGGCGCTGATGTGGCTGAGCTGTTCAACCACCTGACTGGGTATGCCGAGGCGCAGTACGAGCACCTGCTGGTGGCTCCAGATACAGCTCGCCGTGGCTTCGAGGCCTTGCTGGAACGTGAGGCCGACCATGCCCGTGCTGGCCGCGACGCCTGGGCCCGGATCAAGGTGAACTCGCTGACTGACCCGCAGATGATTGAAGCTCTCTACCGTGCGGCAGCAGCCGGGGTAAGAATTGAGCTGGTCCTGCGGGGAGTGTGCTGCCTGCGTCCCGGGGTTCCAGGCCTGTCGGAAACCGTGCGCGTACGCAGTCTGCTGGGCCGCTACCTGGAGCATGCCCGCGTGTATGCCTTCGGTAATGCTGGCAGCCCAGAGGTGTACTTCGGCAGTGCCGACTGGATGAGCCGGAACCTCGACCGACGGGTCGAGGTTGTGGCACCCCTGATGGATGACCGCCACCGTGAGCAGGTCCTGGCCATTATGGACACCGAGTGGGCCGATACCCGCGGTTCCTGGGAGCTGTGTACTGACGGCGAGTACGAAAAGATCATGGGAGACTTCAGTGCACAGGAAGCGTTTGCCAGCGCACGGCATTCACCCTGA
- the trxB gene encoding thioredoxin-disulfide reductase: protein MTAHTPQTQDYDVVIVGGGPAGLTAAIYTGRASLSTVILEKGLPGGQIAQTEEVENYPGFPEPIPGMELASRMQQQAEKFGARIEMEEVQGITRNEHDPHYPFTVQGYGGSYRAKAVILATGANPKRLGIPGEELFWGKGVSTCATCDGFFYRGKKVVVVGGGDAAVEEGLFLTKFAEEVTLIHRRDTLRANKVAQARAFSNPKMKFIWDTAVDEIQGEDHVTGVRLTNLKTGETSEMSTDGVFIFIGHTPNTEFVKDTVKLRPDGYVDVTDEIYTSVPMLFAAGDISDYIYRQLATSVGAGTRAAMSVERSLAALEVETETAAD, encoded by the coding sequence ATGACAGCGCACACTCCCCAAACGCAGGATTATGACGTCGTAATCGTCGGCGGTGGCCCCGCTGGCCTGACGGCCGCGATCTATACCGGCCGCGCCAGCCTGAGCACCGTAATCCTCGAAAAAGGACTGCCCGGTGGTCAGATCGCTCAGACTGAGGAAGTCGAGAACTACCCGGGCTTTCCGGAGCCGATCCCCGGGATGGAACTTGCCAGCCGTATGCAGCAGCAGGCCGAGAAGTTTGGGGCGCGCATTGAGATGGAAGAAGTGCAGGGGATCACCCGCAACGAGCATGACCCCCACTATCCCTTTACCGTGCAGGGCTACGGAGGCAGCTACCGTGCTAAGGCCGTGATTCTGGCCACAGGCGCCAACCCCAAGCGGCTTGGCATTCCCGGTGAGGAACTGTTCTGGGGCAAGGGCGTGAGCACCTGCGCCACCTGTGACGGATTCTTCTACCGTGGCAAGAAAGTGGTTGTTGTGGGTGGTGGCGACGCGGCCGTCGAAGAAGGCCTGTTCCTGACCAAGTTTGCCGAAGAAGTCACGCTGATTCACCGCCGTGACACCCTGCGCGCCAACAAGGTGGCCCAGGCCCGTGCGTTTTCCAACCCCAAGATGAAGTTCATCTGGGACACCGCCGTTGACGAGATTCAGGGTGAGGATCACGTGACCGGCGTTCGCCTGACCAACCTCAAGACCGGAGAGACCAGCGAGATGAGTACCGACGGGGTTTTCATCTTCATCGGGCATACCCCGAACACGGAGTTTGTCAAGGACACCGTCAAGCTGCGTCCTGACGGCTATGTGGACGTAACCGACGAGATTTACACCAGCGTGCCCATGCTGTTTGCTGCTGGCGACATCAGCGACTACATCTACCGTCAGCTGGCCACCAGCGTCGGTGCCGGCACACGCGCGGCCATGAGCGTGGAACGGTCGCTGGCCGCTTTGGAAGTCGAAACCGAAACCGCTGCTGACTGA
- the fabG gene encoding 3-oxoacyl-[acyl-carrier-protein] reductase, whose protein sequence is MTEPQQTTTSTGKVALVTGSSRGLGRAMALELARSGFSVAIHYGRNQAEAEKVAAEAQGFGVQAEVFGADLTAPANASALVDQVIARMGRLDVLVNNAGITRDTLAIRMKDEDWDAVLQTNLSSAFTASRAAIKHMMRARAGRIINIASVVGLMGNPGQANYVASKAGLIGLTKALAKEYGGRGITVNAVAPGFIQSDMTAELNEDTRKAYLAGIPLARFGQPEDVAALVVFLASDAAGYITGQTIGVDGGLYPH, encoded by the coding sequence ATGACTGAACCGCAACAGACCACGACCTCAACGGGCAAGGTTGCCCTCGTGACCGGAAGCAGCCGCGGCCTGGGCCGCGCTATGGCCCTTGAGCTTGCCCGCAGCGGCTTCTCGGTGGCTATTCACTACGGCCGCAATCAGGCGGAAGCCGAGAAAGTGGCCGCTGAGGCCCAGGGCTTTGGCGTGCAGGCCGAGGTGTTCGGCGCTGACCTGACGGCCCCGGCCAATGCCTCGGCGCTGGTCGACCAGGTAATTGCCCGGATGGGCCGCCTGGACGTGCTGGTGAACAACGCCGGCATCACGCGGGATACCCTGGCCATCCGCATGAAGGATGAAGACTGGGACGCCGTGCTCCAGACCAACCTGTCCAGCGCCTTTACCGCGAGCCGCGCGGCAATCAAGCACATGATGCGGGCGCGTGCGGGTCGCATTATCAACATCGCTTCGGTGGTGGGGCTGATGGGCAACCCCGGGCAGGCCAATTACGTGGCCAGCAAGGCGGGTCTGATCGGCCTGACCAAGGCTCTGGCCAAGGAGTACGGCGGGCGGGGTATCACCGTGAATGCTGTCGCACCTGGTTTTATCCAGTCGGATATGACAGCCGAACTGAACGAGGACACCCGAAAAGCCTACCTTGCCGGCATTCCCCTGGCCCGTTTTGGTCAGCCGGAGGACGTTGCGGCGCTGGTTGTCTTTCTGGCCAGTGACGCGGCGGGATATATCACCGGCCAGACCATCGGTGTGGACGGCGGGCTGTACCCGCACTGA
- the acpP gene encoding acyl carrier protein, with translation MATFDDVKDVIVDKLGVDGDKVMPEARFVEDLGADSLETVELIMGLEDKFGITISDEDAENIRTVQAAIDYIESKQ, from the coding sequence ATGGCAACTTTTGATGATGTGAAAGACGTGATTGTAGACAAGCTGGGCGTAGACGGCGACAAGGTGATGCCGGAGGCCCGTTTCGTGGAGGACCTGGGTGCCGACAGCCTGGAGACCGTCGAGCTGATCATGGGTCTGGAAGACAAGTTCGGTATCACCATCAGCGACGAGGACGCCGAGAACATCCGTACCGTTCAGGCAGCCATCGACTACATCGAAAGCAAGCAGTAA
- a CDS encoding 30S ribosomal protein S1, with the protein MEDNTQTPAQLDGIQPTTGTDTTKPVAAPAAQSEEREYPEMTMEDILASEAAQEHQSVSRGDIVDGTIVFIGQDGIAVDIGAKVEGVIPLNQIGDEPVTLEQAQEMYKAGDTIEAYVVRVDLPNSQIVLSKKRADQDKGWRVLEKMQEADEAFEVDVLEKVRGGLVAQVEGIRAFLPASQVDTRRVNDLDPYVGKPLQVKLIELNRKRNRVIISHRAIMEAQKAKAREATVGQLEAGAQFEGEVVEITDFGVFVNLGGIDGLVHRSELTYGRFNHPRDVVKVGEKVQVQVLDVDDGRERINLSMKALTQDPWEGATERYSIGQKVNGKVTNLTNFGAFVELESGLEGLVHVSEMSWTKRVRHPNEVMKEGDEVEAVILRIDPKDRRISLGIRQTTDDPWSALPDRYPPGTQVKGKITGMTDFGVFMEIEEGIEGLIHISELDTQRVNNPADLFKKGDEIEAVILNIDPVEQRASLSRRRFLGGGPLPTQGGGNRDFVSQGGGSRSDRYSSGGGGGRPGGRGGRGGGADYAYNAKDASQGGKISTKLGDVYADLFAQFGLGSDKKDDAPETNETKGE; encoded by the coding sequence ATGGAAGACAACACCCAGACCCCCGCCCAGTTGGACGGGATTCAGCCCACGACGGGCACCGACACGACCAAGCCGGTCGCCGCCCCCGCTGCTCAGTCCGAGGAGCGCGAGTACCCCGAGATGACCATGGAGGACATCCTCGCCAGTGAAGCGGCGCAGGAGCACCAGAGCGTCTCCCGTGGTGACATCGTGGACGGCACCATCGTCTTCATCGGTCAGGACGGCATTGCCGTGGATATCGGCGCCAAGGTCGAGGGCGTCATTCCCCTCAACCAGATCGGCGACGAGCCCGTCACGCTGGAACAGGCCCAGGAGATGTACAAGGCCGGCGATACCATCGAGGCGTACGTCGTGCGCGTTGACCTGCCCAACAGCCAGATCGTGCTGAGCAAGAAGCGCGCCGATCAGGACAAGGGCTGGCGCGTCCTGGAGAAGATGCAGGAAGCCGACGAAGCCTTCGAGGTGGACGTGCTGGAAAAAGTGCGTGGCGGTCTCGTCGCGCAGGTCGAGGGCATCCGTGCCTTCCTGCCCGCCTCCCAGGTGGACACCCGCCGGGTCAACGATCTCGACCCCTACGTGGGCAAACCGCTGCAGGTGAAGCTGATCGAGCTCAACCGCAAGCGGAACCGCGTGATCATCAGCCACCGCGCGATCATGGAAGCCCAGAAGGCCAAGGCCCGCGAGGCCACCGTTGGTCAGCTGGAAGCCGGCGCGCAGTTTGAAGGCGAGGTCGTGGAAATTACCGACTTCGGCGTGTTCGTGAACCTGGGCGGCATCGACGGTCTGGTTCACCGCAGCGAGCTGACCTACGGCCGCTTCAACCACCCCCGCGACGTGGTCAAGGTGGGCGAAAAGGTTCAGGTACAGGTGCTGGACGTCGATGACGGCCGCGAGCGCATCAACCTGAGCATGAAGGCACTGACCCAGGACCCCTGGGAAGGCGCCACCGAGCGTTACAGCATTGGCCAGAAGGTCAACGGCAAGGTCACCAACCTCACCAACTTCGGCGCCTTTGTGGAGCTCGAAAGCGGTCTGGAAGGTCTGGTCCACGTCAGCGAAATGAGCTGGACCAAGCGCGTGCGTCACCCCAACGAAGTCATGAAGGAAGGCGACGAGGTCGAGGCCGTCATCCTGCGCATAGACCCGAAGGACCGCCGCATCAGCCTTGGAATCCGTCAGACCACCGACGATCCCTGGAGCGCGCTGCCTGACCGCTACCCACCCGGCACCCAGGTCAAGGGCAAGATCACCGGCATGACCGATTTCGGCGTGTTCATGGAGATTGAAGAGGGCATCGAAGGTCTGATTCACATCAGCGAACTCGACACGCAGCGCGTGAACAACCCCGCTGATCTGTTCAAGAAGGGCGACGAGATCGAAGCCGTCATCCTGAACATCGATCCTGTGGAGCAGCGTGCCAGCCTGAGCCGTCGCCGCTTCCTGGGCGGTGGCCCGCTGCCTACGCAGGGCGGCGGAAACCGTGACTTCGTCAGCCAGGGTGGCGGAAGCCGCAGCGACCGCTACAGCAGCGGTGGCGGTGGCGGGCGCCCCGGTGGACGCGGTGGCCGTGGCGGCGGTGCGGACTACGCCTACAACGCCAAGGACGCCAGCCAGGGTGGCAAGATCAGCACCAAGCTGGGTGACGTGTACGCCGACCTGTTCGCGCAGTTCGGTCTGGGCAGCGACAAGAAGGACGACGCTCCCGAAACCAACGAAACCAAGGGGGAATAA
- a CDS encoding HD domain-containing protein — protein MLHLSPPARVVRKARGYLGKVSRLLRSLRETDAHPDDLWAGTFLTPEERRVYESMDARDREHACRVARHLLRDHPESDPEVVAAALLHDCGKSVRRYSLIERVLVGLIPNRFARLLPPVGAIGIRASHPELGARLLAHAGARPRVARLVARHHHPVGDPEATLLHHYDDLE, from the coding sequence ATGCTGCACCTGTCTCCACCGGCCCGCGTCGTACGTAAGGCACGCGGCTACCTGGGCAAGGTGAGCCGCCTGTTACGCAGCCTGCGTGAAACCGACGCCCATCCCGACGATCTCTGGGCTGGAACCTTCCTGACTCCTGAGGAGCGCCGCGTCTACGAAAGCATGGACGCCCGAGACCGGGAGCACGCCTGCCGTGTGGCCCGGCATCTGCTTCGCGACCACCCCGAATCGGACCCGGAAGTCGTGGCCGCTGCGCTGCTACACGACTGCGGCAAGAGCGTGCGGCGCTATTCCCTGATCGAACGGGTACTTGTGGGCCTGATTCCCAACCGGTTTGCCCGGCTGCTGCCTCCGGTAGGAGCCATCGGAATCCGGGCCAGCCACCCCGAACTCGGCGCGAGGCTGCTGGCGCACGCGGGCGCGCGTCCACGGGTGGCGCGGCTTGTGGCGCGGCATCATCACCCGGTTGGAGATCCAGAGGCGACTCTGCTGCATCATTACGACGACCTGGAGTAG